One Umboniibacter marinipuniceus DNA window includes the following coding sequences:
- the proC gene encoding pyrroline-5-carboxylate reductase: MNKIVFIGAGNMSGAIIDGMLSAGTPPASLWTTNRSEDARAAWAAKGVNASADNVQAVAEADVVILGVKPVHINELLASLASHIPKDALVITVAAGVPLENYQYFLPENAICRVMPNTPCLVKTGVSGVFFSDHCGPADHETVTELFQPLGLVHHCQTEAEIDLVIAAAGSAPAYFFLFMEAMIAAAIAQGLDPSDAAAMVKQTALGAARMANDSEHEPAELRRRVTSPGGTTAQAIERFTSENLHGIVASAMVDCTERAQEMAALFKLKHGE; the protein is encoded by the coding sequence ATGAACAAAATTGTATTTATCGGCGCCGGCAACATGAGCGGTGCCATTATTGACGGTATGCTCTCTGCAGGAACCCCTCCGGCCTCACTTTGGACCACGAATCGAAGCGAAGACGCACGCGCAGCTTGGGCGGCCAAAGGCGTCAATGCTAGCGCCGACAACGTTCAGGCTGTGGCAGAGGCAGACGTCGTTATTCTGGGCGTTAAGCCTGTGCACATCAACGAGCTGTTGGCTTCGCTCGCCTCACACATCCCTAAAGACGCGCTAGTGATCACCGTTGCGGCTGGTGTCCCACTTGAAAACTACCAATACTTTCTCCCGGAAAATGCAATTTGCCGGGTGATGCCAAATACCCCCTGCCTGGTGAAGACAGGTGTTTCCGGAGTCTTCTTTAGTGATCATTGCGGTCCCGCGGACCACGAGACGGTAACGGAACTATTCCAACCGCTTGGTCTTGTCCACCATTGCCAAACCGAGGCGGAGATTGACTTAGTGATTGCCGCGGCAGGTTCCGCTCCCGCCTACTTCTTTTTGTTTATGGAAGCCATGATTGCTGCCGCCATAGCACAAGGACTCGATCCGAGTGACGCCGCGGCGATGGTAAAACAAACTGCGCTGGGGGCGGCCCGAATGGCTAACGATAGCGAACATGAACCAGCCGAGTTACGCCGCCGTGTGACCAGCCCTGGCGGCACAACCGCCCAAGCAATTGAACGATTTACTTCGGAAAATCTGCACGGTATCGTTGCCTCAGCCATGGTAGACTGCACCGAACGCGCCCAAGAGATGGCCGCGTTGTTTAAACTTAAGCACGGAGAATAA
- a CDS encoding YggS family pyridoxal phosphate-dependent enzyme, with protein sequence MTMIATNIATVRHRVQLASQNSGRKDDSVLILAVSKTKPQSAIREAARCGLTHFGENYVQEFVEKVDALSSLQLCWHFIGPLQSNKTRPVAERADWVHTVDRLKIATRLNDQRPNELPPLNVCIQVNIDSETTKAGVDVADIEALAELIISMKQLTLRGLMAIPSVKASQDQTLASFTQLRDQLARLRQRFPSEAHHLDTLSMGMSADLEVAISAGSSMVRIGTDIFGARNYPEVTP encoded by the coding sequence ATGACTATGATTGCCACCAATATAGCCACTGTGAGGCATCGAGTACAACTTGCATCACAAAATAGCGGTCGAAAAGACGACTCAGTCCTCATTCTCGCGGTCAGCAAGACCAAACCTCAAAGTGCTATTCGCGAGGCCGCGCGGTGTGGCTTGACGCATTTCGGCGAAAACTATGTGCAAGAGTTCGTGGAGAAGGTGGATGCGTTATCGTCACTGCAGCTGTGTTGGCACTTCATTGGCCCGCTTCAAAGTAACAAGACCCGTCCGGTTGCCGAGCGGGCAGACTGGGTGCACACCGTAGATCGGCTGAAGATTGCCACGCGACTGAACGATCAGCGCCCGAATGAGCTCCCACCACTCAATGTTTGCATTCAGGTTAACATTGACAGCGAAACCACCAAGGCGGGCGTAGATGTAGCCGATATCGAGGCCTTAGCCGAATTGATCATCTCCATGAAACAACTAACACTTCGTGGGCTTATGGCCATCCCCTCTGTCAAGGCGAGTCAGGACCAGACCTTAGCTAGCTTTACTCAACTGCGTGATCAGCTAGCGCGGCTTCGACAGCGCTTCCCCAGCGAAGCCCACCACCTAGATACTCTTTCAATGGGCATGTCCGCCGACCTAGAGGTGGCAATTAGTGCGGGGAGTAGTATGGTTCGAATTGGTACCGATATTTTCGGTGCGCGTAATTACCCTGAGGTGACACCATGA